ATCCAGGCGCCCCTGTTCGGCTTTGATTTTTTCAGCCAGGAATTGGATTTCCTCAGTATTGCGGATATCCAGACTTTGAAAATGTACATCTCCAAACTCAGCCAATTCTTCCGCTGCTTTTTGTAAGGCTTCTTCTTTTCGTGAGCCGATATAAACCGTAGCACCTAATTGAAGCATCATTTTGGCGATGCCGTATCCGATTCCACTTCTTCCTCCCGTTACCAGGGCTATTTTATCTTTGTATAAATCTTGTGCGAACATTTTTTTCAGTTTTGAATAAAGGTAAGCCAGGTCTTGGCAAAAAGTTCAGGTTTTTCAGCTGCCACCCAATGTCCTGCTCCCGGTACATGAAGGAGATTTTGACTTTGAGCAAAGCGTTCGGCATAGCTAAATCTCAGGGGTATATATGGGTCGAGGTCACCCCATATCACCTGAATCGGAACTTCTCCGGCTAATTTTTCATAGGCCAGTTCCCATTCCTTAAAAATCAGGGGATCCATATACCTGTACATATTGAGTACAGTCTTTTTCATCTGAGGGGTAAGCTTCGCAAATGCTTTTTCGAGATAATCATCTGATAAGCCGGGCCCACCTTTCAACATTTCTCTTTTAAATAAGGATTTGGTGGTAAAAATTGTGGCAATCTCTCCCAGAATAGGGGTCCTCCAAACTCGCCCCCAGAAATGCCATGAGTAATTAGAGAAAAAGAGGGTATTGCTGATACAGAGTGATTTTACCAGTTCAGGATGTTTGATAGCCCAGGGAATTCCATAAAATGCCCCAACATCATGCAAGATGATATGGACGGGATCTGTGATAAGCAGATTGCTGATGAAAGCATTGAGCCAATGGGCTCCCTTCTCAAGGCTGAATTGAGGCTTTCTCTCAATTTCTGAGCGACCAAATCCCGGAAGATCCGGAGCAATGCAGCGATACTCTTTCTCCAGAAATGGGAAGATTCCCTCCCACATATCCGAACTATCAGGATTGCCATGTAAAAGAAGAATGATTTCTTTCCCTTTACCCTTATCCTTGTAATAGTAGTTAAGTCCGTTGATCTCAGTGGTCATATTATCTGATGCTCATCATTGCCCTAATCTCTAAAGGGAATTTGCAACATTT
The nucleotide sequence above comes from Bacteroidia bacterium. Encoded proteins:
- a CDS encoding alpha/beta hydrolase translates to MTTEINGLNYYYKDKGKGKEIILLLHGNPDSSDMWEGIFPFLEKEYRCIAPDLPGFGRSEIERKPQFSLEKGAHWLNAFISNLLITDPVHIILHDVGAFYGIPWAIKHPELVKSLCISNTLFFSNYSWHFWGRVWRTPILGEIATIFTTKSLFKREMLKGGPGLSDDYLEKAFAKLTPQMKKTVLNMYRYMDPLIFKEWELAYEKLAGEVPIQVIWGDLDPYIPLRFSYAERFAQSQNLLHVPGAGHWVAAEKPELFAKTWLTFIQN